tgccagtgtgtgtatctgtgggtgcaagtgtgtgaatatgtcactgtgtgtatctgagtgtgtgtgtatgtttgagtcaagatgtgtgtatgtgtcactgtgtgacatctgagtgtgtgtatctgtgtgtcaagttgtgtgtgtctgtgtgtcagtgtgtgtacctgcatgCCTCtatgtgccagtgagtgtatctgcatgtcagatacataggcacacacaggtacacactgacacatagatacatacactggcacatacaaacacagatacacacaccttgacacacaccggcacatacagacacagatacacacactttgacacacagatacacacactttgacacacagatacatacacacatacacagtgtatatctgtgagtgtgtgtgtcgtcaagatgtgtgtatctgtgtgtcaaggtgtgtatatctgtatgccactatgtgccagtgtgtgtatctgtgtgtcagattcttacacactgatacacagatacacacactggcacatacaaacacagatacaaacaccttgatacacagacacacaccggcacacacaaacagagatacacacactttgacacagataaacacaccttgacacacagataaatacatacacacacagatacacactgtttgtcaaggtgtgtgtatctgtgtgtcaggatgtgtatatctgtgtgccactatgtgccagtgtgtgtgtcagattcatacacactgacacacagatacacacactggcacatacaaacacagatacacacaccttgccacacagacacacactggcacacacaaacacagatacacacactttgacacacagatacacacactttgacacacacatagatacacactgtgtgtcaaggtgtgtgtgtatctgtgtgtcacatacaccggcacaaaaaaaaagtttatgcaaCGGcgcaatttctctttttttttttatagggtggggggttccacgatgttgatacattatgtcaaagggttccacaggaaaaattaattgggaacccctgctttacCCTATCTGACAGGAAGCTTTTTGTTGCTCCCTTCTGGCTTCCTGCCAGACTTGGTAGAGGATACAGGATATCCTCTATCGTGGTGCCGGCTGCCTTGCTACATGGAGTGACTAGCAGAAGGGGGAGTCCTATGTGTTCTCCACCTGCTGGTCACCAAGGCCttgtgccccctccctccccccgggCTTATGCACCACAAAGCCTTATGGTTGCAATGGCCAGGACTCCcattataatacaatatatcttcatctatataaaaaatgaaaattgatACAGAGAACATAAAAGAGATAAATATTAAGTCACTGCAGTCAGTCTAGACAAGGCAATACCTTTATTAGAGACATAAAAGTGATAAGAAAATACAATGTGATTTTACAATACTTTAAACCTAATGCATGGATTTTATGACAATATTGAGATCATGTGTTATTACTTGTTATGTGATGAAGTGAGAATAATTATACATAGCCTATATGCATTGTAGGAAATATAATAGCCATGTGctacatttatatgtatatatagaaattAAACTATTACTGTTAGTGTTTCAAATGTCCATTTCTATTGTGCAGTATGCAATATAGATGATGTATTTAAACTAAACATACATCCAGTGATATATTAGCCTGTGGATCAATGGTGTGTTCAATGGTGtgtttattgttttaaaatgcaTCAAGTTCAAGTTATTTGTAATTgttttaaatttataaaaaaatatatgatttgtAAAAAAGTACAATATAGATGTATTGTTCTTCTACTTTCTCTTCAATCCATTACCGTATCACTGTACAATCTTTCCAAAACAAAATAACacaaaccccttaatgaccaaccGATTGAAAGCAATCAGACATATTgatctgtgtaactgtacagagaacaatatttacatattttcacaCATAGCTTAATATAAGCTGAATATTATCATTTCAAAGAAATGTTCTCGGGAAGCTCCACTTAGGATGGGAGCAACATCTTTTTTGACATTCACAGCGACTTACAGACAGGTTTTATACAGGCACTTACCGTAAAACTTATTTTAAGCATACATTTCTCTCTTTCCCTGTACTACAACAATAAGAATTTGCCAAATTTTTAATAGCTGTGTTCATTTGAATGTTTATATCCTGTGGCTTGTACCACTGCACATGACCCATTCCTTCCCTAAACATTAACAACGTGGACACCATAAAATAGTAATGTGTACTCAGCATTAGTGGGACCCAACAACTGGTTTTAGTGGGTAGTGTACCTTTTGGCTGCAATATAGTGTGTTCTCCTACTAGAAGATAACATTTGGCTTTTCTCTACAGACCAACTCCTTATTTAATAACCAAATCTTGTAGGAGTAAAATAATAAATGGATTTAGTTTACCCAATTTATGCAGCAGTCTGCCTCATTGTTCTATAATCAACAAGGCTTCCTGCTATATCTTCTCCTAAAATATGTTTACTGGTCCTGCTATGGCTTCAAGGGAATGTTTTTCCAAGTGTTGAATTTGGTTTGGTACATCTGTGAATGCCTAGCACTGTGCACCGCAAAGATTGTGGCATGGCAAATCCTTTGCTTACTTCAATTTGAGTACAGGCAATCACTTACATTTGAATTTTCTATTTCAAAGCTTGCTATGCTTGTTAATGAATTTAACCGCGTTCCGCGAATGTAGAACGTTGGTGTTTTACAGTATTCTTTTGACAGTCCTCAAAAGCTCTTGTTTGGAGTTTAGAACAGCAAGAAAGCTCCAAAATAGGTTCCCTGTTCATCCATGTCAACAAGACTGAAATCACTTACTGCAACAAATATTCGGTCGTTTTCATTAAATTTGTAAACTCCGCCCTGGTAAATTGAATTGAGTGCATATTCTGCGTTTTTGGACCAGCAAGCAGTCTTTATGTTTTTCATCAGAAGAATAGGATTTGGGTAGTTTGaaactttatatatatactgAATTAGTTCTGTTCCTATAcctttctctgtgtctgtattGTCCTGTTGTCGAAAATAAGTCTgagaataaatgtaataaaagccACTCTTTTTAATCACTAACTCTCCATTATTGATTTCAATATTGGTCAAGAAGGAGGGTTGCTTATAAGATTTCCATTCTGCTATTTTCTGTCCCACATACCTGTTTGCCAATGAccctaataaaga
This region of Pelobates fuscus isolate aPelFus1 chromosome 2, aPelFus1.pri, whole genome shotgun sequence genomic DNA includes:
- the TNFSF10 gene encoding tumor necrosis factor ligand superfamily member 10, coding for MSSAGSSQSSQRGLILLIAVLLQCVFVAVTYVYFTNELKQLRENDIKNNIACLIGDNMGNIFQPVDFKNIDTTDPCWGVRYQLQTLIKKIVAKQYKPEMPEQGKLLEIPMHEISGNPSQITAAHVTGTRSKTSQPAERSLANRYVGQKIAEWKSYKQPSFLTNIEINNGELVIKKSGFYYIYSQTYFRQQDNTDTEKGIGTELIQYIYKVSNYPNPILLMKNIKTACWSKNAEYALNSIYQGGVYKFNENDRIFVAVSDFSLVDMDEQGTYFGAFLLF